A window from Pseudooceanicola algae encodes these proteins:
- a CDS encoding SDR family NAD(P)-dependent oxidoreductase: protein MTDDLSPSNPGRRLAIGAAGGLAVGAVAGLVGGVAVAASATPPASVVIDGSRRFDGKVVLVTGGTSGIGRATAMAFALEGAKVAFCGRRETLGTEVEGEIREAGGEALYIRADVREDDQVAALVQQTVEAFGGLDIAFNNAGITLEKPLHEFTAAEWDDMTDTNLRGVFLSMKYQIPVMLERGGGTILVTSSSVEHNTAPGRGIYTASKRGLVGLVRSAALDYAEQGIRINAIAPGTTDTALVRRVGGMENAPDAVWAIGSAQWAQANMAGIKRMATAEEIAAFVVAMASPGLTYLNGSVLGVDGGTGTG, encoded by the coding sequence ATGACGGACGATCTCTCTCCCTCAAATCCCGGCCGCCGGCTGGCAATAGGCGCTGCCGGTGGACTTGCCGTTGGTGCTGTTGCCGGTTTGGTGGGCGGCGTTGCGGTGGCAGCCAGTGCAACACCGCCAGCATCCGTTGTCATCGACGGATCACGTCGTTTCGATGGCAAGGTGGTCCTGGTCACCGGGGGCACCTCGGGGATTGGCCGCGCCACCGCCATGGCGTTCGCGCTTGAGGGCGCAAAGGTGGCCTTTTGCGGCAGGCGAGAAACTCTCGGAACGGAAGTCGAAGGCGAGATTAGAGAGGCCGGCGGCGAAGCTCTCTATATCCGTGCGGATGTGCGCGAGGATGATCAGGTTGCGGCGCTTGTCCAACAAACCGTCGAGGCATTCGGCGGGCTCGATATCGCGTTCAACAATGCCGGCATCACCCTCGAAAAACCGCTGCACGAGTTTACCGCCGCCGAATGGGACGACATGACAGATACCAACCTGCGCGGTGTTTTCCTTTCCATGAAATACCAAATACCGGTCATGTTGGAACGTGGCGGCGGGACCATCCTCGTCACCTCTTCCTCGGTCGAACACAACACCGCGCCGGGGCGTGGTATCTACACGGCGAGCAAGCGGGGGCTGGTCGGGCTGGTCCGTTCGGCTGCACTGGATTATGCCGAACAAGGGATCCGCATCAATGCAATCGCGCCGGGCACCACTGACACCGCGCTGGTGCGCCGGGTCGGAGGCATGGAGAACGCGCCCGACGCAGTCTGGGCCATCGGTTCGGCGCAATGGGCGCAAGCCAACATGGCGGGCATCAAGCGCATGGCGACTGCAGAGGAGATCGCGGCCTTTGTCGTCGCAATGGCATCGCCGGGATTGACCTATCTCAACGGATCGGTGCTGGGCGTAGACGGCGGAACGGGAACCGGCTGA
- a CDS encoding anti-sigma factor family protein — MRGTEEKLSAFLDGELTEAERLEVEAALARDPALQAELETLMAADAGARDVFDAMLEDPVPLGLADAIRTAPDPSAEPAANRNGPASGWRWGAVAAACLLIGASGGYFTGTSQGVEVASARDWLTDIADYHRVYAAQDRHLVEVPAAEAPHIQTWLTASIGADVAIPDLTSQGLTFQGARLLVAAGRPVSQLIYTDADNRVVALCQIQTDAPRHALLEQRMDAFDMVTWGGNGANFVIIGDAGREDLRAVAEAAQIQV, encoded by the coding sequence ATGAGGGGAACCGAGGAAAAACTGAGCGCCTTCCTGGATGGTGAACTGACCGAGGCCGAGAGGCTTGAGGTCGAAGCGGCTCTGGCCCGGGACCCTGCCCTTCAGGCCGAGTTGGAGACACTGATGGCGGCCGATGCCGGGGCCCGCGATGTGTTTGACGCGATGCTCGAGGACCCCGTACCTTTGGGTTTGGCTGACGCTATTCGCACCGCCCCGGACCCGTCCGCCGAACCGGCGGCGAACAGAAACGGACCGGCCTCAGGATGGCGCTGGGGGGCGGTCGCCGCGGCCTGTTTGCTGATCGGAGCATCGGGGGGCTATTTCACGGGCACCTCTCAAGGGGTCGAGGTCGCTTCGGCGCGTGATTGGCTGACCGACATTGCCGATTACCACCGCGTTTATGCCGCCCAGGACCGTCACCTGGTCGAAGTCCCCGCCGCTGAGGCGCCGCATATCCAAACCTGGCTCACGGCGTCGATTGGCGCAGATGTCGCAATTCCCGACCTGACTTCCCAGGGGCTGACATTCCAGGGCGCGCGCCTGCTGGTGGCCGCAGGCAGGCCGGTTTCCCAGTTGATCTATACTGATGCCGACAACCGCGTCGTTGCCCTATGCCAGATCCAAACCGATGCGCCCCGCCACGCGCTGCTTGAGCAGAGGATGGATGCCTTCGACATGGTGACCTGGGGCGGCAATGGCGCGAATTTCGTGATCATCGGCGATGCGGGGCGCGAGGATTTGCGCGCCGTTGCCGAAGCCGCGCAAATTCAGGTCTAG
- a CDS encoding TetR/AcrR family transcriptional regulator yields the protein MDQNFNSVKIKRDYHHGDLKQALIDSALAVLADKGVEAFSLRETARRAGVSPAAPKHHFTDTKGLLTTLAAIAFARLADELESADQAAGQGRRDRLMAQAAAYIDFATAQRALFDLMWRAPLLDLDDEGLLKEKARAFDCPDRLIRGADAPRIPHDDPAMAPTIASWSLVHGYVRLSLDGGLGHHLNTPATLSETLLPSMLDMLGTAN from the coding sequence ATGGATCAAAATTTTAACAGTGTCAAGATTAAGCGCGACTATCACCACGGGGATCTGAAGCAGGCCCTGATCGACAGCGCGCTTGCCGTGCTCGCGGACAAGGGCGTCGAGGCGTTCAGCCTGCGCGAAACAGCGCGCCGGGCGGGTGTTTCGCCGGCGGCCCCCAAACATCACTTCACCGATACAAAAGGTCTGTTGACCACATTGGCAGCCATCGCTTTTGCGCGTCTGGCGGATGAACTCGAAAGCGCAGACCAGGCAGCGGGCCAGGGTCGCCGCGACCGTCTCATGGCCCAGGCCGCAGCCTACATCGATTTCGCGACAGCGCAGCGCGCCCTGTTCGACCTGATGTGGCGGGCTCCACTGCTCGACCTTGACGATGAAGGGCTCCTCAAGGAGAAGGCACGGGCGTTCGACTGCCCCGATCGGCTGATCCGGGGGGCCGATGCACCGCGCATCCCGCACGATGATCCGGCGATGGCCCCGACCATCGCAAGTTGGTCACTCGTCCACGGCTACGTCCGGCTTTCCCTTGATGGCGGACTTGGCCATCACCTCAATACCCCTGCAACTTTATCGGAAACCTTGCTGCCCTCGATGCTGGACATGCTGGGAACGGCAAATTGA
- a CDS encoding glutathione S-transferase family protein, with the protein MPTLYHSPNSRSTSILLLIEEMGVSDRIDVIDVSIARQDGSGGPDADNPHPEKKVPFLTDGDDHVRERGAIIAYLTDMFPDAGLGRPVGHPQRGKFLSWLFYYQGVMEPVLVLDWAGIEHPALQATFRDRNALVARLAEALKDQPYLLGQEYSAVDLLLSSPFQWLPDAAPEQPSIQAWIKRCTARPAFAAAMARENAAAPA; encoded by the coding sequence ATGCCGACCCTTTATCATTCCCCCAATTCCCGCTCGACCTCGATCCTTTTGCTGATCGAGGAAATGGGCGTCAGCGACCGGATCGACGTGATCGACGTGTCGATTGCGCGCCAGGATGGCAGCGGTGGCCCCGATGCAGACAACCCGCACCCCGAAAAGAAGGTGCCCTTCCTGACCGACGGCGATGACCATGTGCGGGAACGCGGTGCAATCATCGCCTATCTGACCGACATGTTCCCCGATGCTGGGCTTGGCCGGCCCGTCGGACACCCGCAGCGCGGAAAATTCCTGAGCTGGTTGTTCTATTATCAGGGCGTGATGGAACCGGTGCTGGTCCTCGACTGGGCGGGAATTGAACATCCAGCCCTGCAGGCGACCTTCCGCGACCGCAATGCCCTTGTTGCCCGCCTGGCCGAAGCATTGAAGGATCAGCCCTATCTGTTGGGGCAGGAATACTCGGCGGTTGATCTGTTGCTGTCGAGCCCCTTCCAATGGCTACCGGACGCCGCGCCCGAACAGCCATCCATCCAAGCCTGGATCAAGCGCTGCACGGCCCGGCCTGCCTTCGCCGCCGCCATGGCGCGAGAGAACGCGGCAGCGCCGGCCTAG
- a CDS encoding helix-turn-helix transcriptional regulator has protein sequence MARTDRLMRLMDALRRLPAPVTAARLAAETGVSRRQLYRDIATLRAGGALIDGEAGVGYNLTEDPALPPQSFSRLEIEALVLAVGDLSRTGDAALEMAGRSALARIIATLADGQSRQAMHTVLRSFRTPPARVDFTVDMALLRRACWEELALNVRYRDLKGRVTEREVWPLGISYSDRTLMVLVWCCLRQDWRVFHASGIETACLNGHSFRPRRVPLLRDYVARPANG, from the coding sequence ATGGCCAGAACCGATCGCCTGATGCGCCTGATGGATGCGCTGCGCCGCCTGCCGGCACCGGTCACCGCCGCACGGCTGGCGGCCGAGACGGGCGTGTCCCGTCGCCAGCTATATCGCGACATCGCCACGCTGCGCGCAGGCGGTGCCCTTATCGATGGCGAGGCCGGGGTCGGGTACAACCTGACCGAGGACCCCGCGCTGCCGCCGCAAAGCTTTTCCCGGCTGGAAATCGAGGCGCTTGTCCTCGCCGTTGGTGACCTGTCCCGCACAGGCGATGCGGCGCTTGAGATGGCGGGTCGTTCCGCCCTTGCCCGGATCATCGCCACACTTGCCGACGGGCAGTCGCGCCAGGCCATGCACACCGTGCTGCGCAGTTTCCGAACGCCGCCGGCGCGGGTGGATTTCACCGTGGACATGGCGCTTTTGCGTCGCGCCTGCTGGGAGGAACTGGCGTTGAACGTTCGCTATCGGGATCTCAAGGGCCGAGTTACCGAACGCGAGGTCTGGCCCCTGGGCATCAGCTATTCAGACCGCACATTGATGGTGCTGGTCTGGTGCTGCCTGCGTCAGGACTGGCGGGTCTTTCATGCTTCGGGGATTGAAACTGCTTGTCTCAACGGGCACAGCTTCAGGCCGCGTCGGGTGCCCTTGCTGCGTGACTACGTGGCGCGGCCAGCGAACGGGTAA
- a CDS encoding RNA polymerase sigma factor, translated as MDIKSDLIVMLPRLRRFARSLTRSEVEADDLVQDACLRALSRSDQWDPAQPLDRWVFRIMRNLWISEMRKRTVRMGQGHVPAEETEELISLSTGEDAIMAAQLNRQIAALPEGLSAILLCVTVEGYSYAEAAQLFDIPQGTVMSRIHRARKTLAAQISAPAGADR; from the coding sequence GTGGACATCAAGAGTGACCTGATCGTGATGCTTCCGCGATTGCGGCGATTTGCGCGGTCGCTTACCCGTTCCGAGGTCGAAGCGGATGATCTGGTGCAAGACGCCTGTCTGCGCGCCCTAAGCCGGTCCGACCAATGGGATCCCGCGCAGCCGCTGGATCGCTGGGTCTTTCGCATCATGCGCAATCTCTGGATCAGCGAAATGCGCAAGCGTACCGTGCGAATGGGGCAAGGCCATGTGCCCGCCGAGGAAACCGAGGAGCTGATATCGCTCAGTACCGGCGAAGATGCCATCATGGCGGCCCAGCTGAACAGGCAGATCGCGGCCCTGCCGGAAGGGCTGTCCGCCATTTTGCTCTGCGTGACCGTTGAAGGATACAGCTATGCCGAGGCCGCGCAATTGTTCGACATCCCCCAGGGCACCGTCATGAGCCGCATTCACCGCGCCCGAAAGACACTGGCGGCACAAATAAGCGCACCGGCAGGAGCGGACAGATGA